CAccaacttctttcttcttagtAGCATCGAAGGTCGCCTTCTTGATAGTTGTTTCAGCTCTCTTCTGAGGAGCAACCTTATTTTTTGCTCGCCTTATAAGAGCCATGGTTATCTAAATCGGAAAAGGATTGCAAATTGGATATACGATGAAATACAAAATCTCTTCCTTTCTTCCTGGACAGATTGAACGGATGGACTCGAGTCGCGAGTATGATCTAACGAGCAAGAACTTTAGCGGTTGTGTCCACTGTAATTTCTATATTCTTGTATAGGTGAATAGTCTAAGGTGTAGTTGTTGATGTCGCTCAAATCaacttttccattttttaaAGCTTTCCCAGTTGGACAATATGGGAAACAGGCCCCTATATTACACAGTAAAAggggaagaagaaacaggCTAACGAGGCAATTGTGCCGCATATGAGCCTTGTTCGGCCGAATTTGATGTGTGAATAATCAGTAGTTGATCAATAGTGTACAGCAATTagataaaataaaatatacaaGATACAGGAATAGTATATATTcatacatacatatttgcatgtatatatatatgacAGGATCGGAAGCAGATTATTGGAAGGAGAAAATTGTCTCATAGTGGTAGGATTAAAACCTGGTTCAAGCTGCAACACACAAATACATGATATAGTGGGTCATATCttgtttatattttttttcaatagagAAGGTTTGGTGGAGAATTGTCTTTTAAATAATAATGTGAGTGTTTCAATGTTTCCAATGAATATGCTTGATTTGGACGGAAGAATAGTTTGAACAGAGTAGCACTCTTGTTCTAAAGATCTCCgccaaattttttttggtgaTTTGTTAGGTTTTCGTTatcatttcaatatttaCCACTAGTACGTTTGTGACGTAGTTCGttttgttccttttctaCTTCTGGATcaaagttgatgaattcgTGTAGACCCTTACCGGTTGGGACCATTGGCAAGACAGGAACCTTCTTTTCGATTTGCACTTCCAATAAGATTGGGCCCTCGTAGTCAACgaattctttcaagatgGCGTCAGTGTCCTCTTGTTTCGAGAGTCTGAGAGCCTTCAGACCCATAGCTTCGGCCAATTTAACGAAATCTGGATTCAGTTGATGGGTATGCGAGTAACGGTGTTCGTAGAAGAGAGATTGCCATTGGGTAACCATACCTTGTTCCTCGTTATTTAGCAACAAGACCTTGACTGGTGTACGAGCTTGAACAGCGGAGGACAATTCCATCAGAGTCATGTTGAAAGAGGCATCACCGTCGATATCGATGACGATAGCGTCAGGTCTGGCGACTTGAGCACCGATAGCAGCTGGTAGACCGTAACCCATGGTACCAAGACCACCGGAAGTGATGAAAGATCTTGGACTTTTCCAAGTCCAGTGTTGAGCAGCCCACATTTGATGTTGACCGACACCAGTGGTGACGATGGCTGGTCTACCGGATTTCAAGACCAAATCGGACAACTTGGAGATAACGGTTTGAGGTTTAATCTTAGAACCTGGAGTCTCCTTTTGGTACGCGTATGGGTATTCTTGTTTCCATTTAGCCACTTGAGCGGACCATTCTGGTCTTTCAGGAACAGATTCGACCAATGGcaacaatttttccaagttACGAGTCACATCACCTTCGACAGCGACCTCGGCTTCGACAACCttgttgatattctttGGGGAGATTTCGAAATGAACGATACCACCACGTTTCTCTAGAGCAGCCTTTCTAGCCTCTGGAGCAAATTTGGAAATATTCAGAGTGACACGATCGTCAAATCTGGCACCCAATGCAATGATCAAATCGGCGTTTTGGATGGCCAAGTTGGCTGCAGCATTACCGTGCATACCGACCATATCCAAAGATTTATGATCTTCTTGGTTGAACGCACCAAGACCTTGTAGAGTCGTGGTGACTGGGATCTGAGCTCTGTCACTTAGTTGCTTCAAGTATTGAGGACCCATTTCGCTGCCTAGAATACCAGCACCCACGTATAGCAAAGGCTTCTTAGCCCTGTTGATCAAGTCAGCAGCCCTGCTAATGTTTTCCAAAGTGAACTCATCGACGACTCTTTGAGTCAACTGATTTAGAGTATCAGATGGTAGAATAGACTTCATTGGAATTGGGTTTCTTAGCACCGCCGCCGTCACGTCCTTTGGTAAATCCACCAAAACGGGGCCCGGTCTACCGGAAGTTGCGATTTCAAACGCTTCGTTGATTCTACGAGGCAGTTCCTCAATGGTTTTCACCATCACGTTCCATTTGGTACAAGATCTAGAGATACCAACCACATCTGCTTCTTGGAAAGCATCTGTTCCGATAGCTGACGTGGCCACTTGACCTGTAAACACCACCAACGGCACACCGTCTGCCAATGCATCTGCCATAGGAGTCACCACATTAGTCGCACCTGGACCTGAAGTCACCAAAACAACACCTGGTTTCCCTGAGGCTCTTGCGTATCCCTCTGCCATGTGACCTGCACCTTGTTCATGTTTTGGTAGAACAAAAGTGAATTTATCTGAGTTGTAGATTGCGTCGTACACGGGCAAAATCGCACCACCAGGGTATCCAAAAACGGTGTCGACGTTGTGACGTTGCATCATCTCGTGGAAGATCTCACCACCGGTCATTCCAATGAACGAATCATCCATCTGGTTTTGAATGTTGACACCAGTATTCTTGTCTGCGATTCTCGATCTCTTCGACAATGGGATCTGGTTTCTTCTGGCACCGCCAGAAGAACCACCAGCTATATCAGCGTTAAAGCTAGGAGCAGGCTGTGGCCTGCTACTAGCCTCACCGGCAGCAGCAGAAGCAGCGTTACTTGCACTTGCACTTGCACTTCCTAATTTCAAGCATGTCTTACCAAAAGCACGTCTGGCCAAAGCCCGCGTTACAAACCTCTGACTGAGCATCTTTTGATTTGGGGATATGAAACTTGATATCTTAAGTGGAATAGAACAACAGCAAGGTCTAAACTATAGTAGAATCTCCAATCAATAAGAGGTACCGTTGCTTATATATgttcatatatatatatatatatatattcacTTTGTATAAGTGGTAATGGGAAGAAATCGGTGCAGGCGATGAGCTGGaaagtttgaaaattttccaaaagcACTGAGAgaacgaaaagaaaaagaaggttgAGTCATCCAAGAAGCAATAGAGAAGAGGTAAGAAGTAAGAGGAGCgaagagaagagaagaaaagaggGTTAGAATGAGGCAGCGGTGCAGATGGTGAAGTGGGTGGTATTGTTTTCTGGTAATTGTGACTGATATTGGTCGATGACAGGATGTAGTGTTGAAAAGTGTATGGTATTTTGTGTATAGTATGTTTGTATTATAGGCATATAGATCGAATTTTTCACGGTGAAAAAACGGGCCGGTCGAGGCGGTGAGAGTTGAGTGAGTGCTGGAGGAAAGGAAGTGGAATAGAGTTGTGAGTGGTGCTGGGAGAGGCAAGGGACCGGTAAGAGGACCGGATGCCAGGGCCCTCGGCCCTGGCATTCAATTCGACTGAGGTGGGAagggggggggggggggggattggtcacgtgacatgAAGGGACAAAAAGCCCATTTGTATGTGTTACCCGGCTTGGTCGGGTAACACACTTCCCCGCACGAAaactctttttctttttgtgGTCACGTGGTGTTAACTGTATATGCCACATGTACATACATCTacatatgtatatatacagaTGTGCCAACCTATGTCCACTCAGACCTTGGCTTCTGTCTCGGCTGGCTTGCACAACACAAACACCACACCACCGGTTTGCAATTGCAAAATCTCTGGATGTTTCAATACTCTTAACGCAGACTGGATCACTCCTGAGTGACACGTCAAGGAAATGTACCTTTCCTCACCACTCAACAATTCTTGCAAAGCACCACCGATTCTATAGTCTATCTCCTCAACCGTCTCCCGATGGGTCTCGCTCCACATGGTATCCTCATTTGCCATCCCTGGCTCGTAAACCCAGTGGACCTTGGTGTTACCAAGCAATGTCTCTTCCCCGTATTGTTCCACCACATGGTCATGTGGTAACCTCTTGTCACAGTAATGTCTACCAAGTGTCTCTCGACACTGTTCCTTGACGTAGACAGACACTTCGGTGCTACTACTGACAAGTTCACTGGTGAAGACCTGGCCCCACGATTCCATATACGTCTCGAGACACCGTCTCAAGGGAGAACTGTAAAACTTCTCTGGAAACCCGATCTTCTCAACCATAGGTAGCAACAACTCTTTACCTGTACTTCTAACTTGCTGTTTCCCCAGCTCGGTCAACTGAGCGTCCACGAGCGTAACCTCATGGACCCCCGGTTGTAATGCCCAATACCTCTCCCATTCCTGTGTACCGTATTTCGATTCAAGTGCATTATGGTGACCTTGACCGTGTCTTGCCAATACCAACAACTTCAAGGACGAATCCTCATCCAACAACCTTTGGATATCTTCCCAACCACTACATCCATCAACAAATCCAAGATGTTGTCCTTCATCACCACGATGACTCAGAACGTTTTCATCACCAAAACTGGTGAAATACCCTGGAACGGCACTGTACTTTAATCTGCTCATGCTATTATCTCTTTATTATTACTGTGTGTTATACTGTGTCTTAGTTACACACAGGGTTTACTTACTTGTTGTAAATCTTATAAATATATACTAATAGTGGTGTGTAGTTGATTAGAAATTGACCTTGTTGTTAGGTTCTCCTTTACGAAGCATACCGGGATTGATTTTGTTATATAAAGCTTCAAACTCTTCTCTAGTCAACTTCGATATGTCTACCATCTGGGGCATGGCCTCCTCGCTGACACTAGACTTTCTGGAGGAATCGGCAGTATTTGGATCGTTGACCAACTCCACTTTACCAGCCTTCACGTCTGCTGCTAGCGCAGCTGCAGCTgcttccttcttttcacctGTGCTGGGGCCCCGGTATTCACGAGCGAACATGTAAGCCGTCGTGGCTCCCGTGTTCAAGCTGCTGCCACCATGTGACTTAAAGTCAGCTGGTGCgtgtttgttcttgttgtaTACTTCAAAAGCGTCAAAGAATCGTGACATGTTGATTGGTTGTATTGATGATCTTAGTTGTGGTTTGCACTATAACTGAGCTCTACAAATCTATACATACCATGGGCTTACTCATCTATTCTCACTTCGCTGCCCTCTTATATATAGTCTTGACCCCCATCTTGGCCTAGACCCAGATCAGAGATCATGCCTTTGCCTCCCTGGTCATGTAATCACTTGTTACTAATCATTTTAGCCTTTCAAAGGGTATATGTCATTGTACCCTTAATTTAAAGCTTACTACTGATCAAGACATTGGAGAGATAAGCAATTGAATTATCGTATTGACTACTTGTCCCCTGGTATTCTTGTATCCTTGTTATCCCAGTGTTACGGGAAATTAATCAAGGAGTCGGGATATAGAGGGCGAAACACTCCTCTTTTACCCCACTTAGCTAGCCTCAGTGTGTCTCCTTTATCCCAATATTAAAGCCTTTTGCTATTAGACTCAGTGTCTGGAAACAAGATATCACCAAATTGGGGACAGAGACCAAATACAACCAGCACACGTGAATCTTAGCTAAGCCTTAGGGGTACAGAAGGGAAGTCGAATTATTAGCTCTAAGACCCGATGTCCGAACTGACGTGTTTCgttgttgatgttggtTCTCTTAGTGGTGACCAATGGTTAAAGGCTTTTACATATGTGGAATATGTACTGTTGAACAAAGTTCAATCTCAGAGAAAGACAGATTACGTGCAATTAAATCTAGTTAATGTGTCATCCAGCGATGAGTCGTTGCCCGTGAATAATATGGCCATGTTGCCCGTGTTACCACGGGCACCAATCTCCATCTCAGACGTTAGAAGTTGGTTGGGACAATGGTACGATGAGAGGAATAACACTACTGGCAATGGAGaggatgacgatgacgataTGTTGTTCAATGGGCTATTGATCAGCGTGTTaaagttgaaagagtttGTTGGGAAACGTAAGATGAAGGTTAAGATTGTGGTGTTCAGTTCGCAGGACTTGCAAAATGTGACAGATGAGGAATTGTCCACATTCGCTGATCAGTGTCCGTTTGATCTCGTGATAGCAGATTGCAATGACAAGCAAGGCCACCAGGAGTCTAAACATGGCAATTGGCTGAAATTAGGTACTCCGTTGGTATACGGTATCGATGAGCTTATTCAGTCTGTTGCTGACccgaaattgaaattgacTAGGCCCATTAGGACGTTCCAGGGCCAGTTGAGGTTGGGTGACGTTAACGCATCAGATTTGGGAATACCATCGTTATGTATCAATTTGGAAGGTGTACCAGGTACGAAATCTGTGAGTTCTATTTCCAGGAAGGTGATGAGGAAAGAGGGTTCCTCAGAGGGGCAACCCACGTACCGTGCTGTTAAATCAGTTATCGAATACCAAATCGAAGATCAGAGCGCGAGTACGAGTGCATCCCCGAAGAAAGAAACTACCAGGAAGGACGATGATGGTGATTCCGGTAATAACACTGGACCCCGGATGATTAACGTCAGTAAAGATTTTATCAAGAAGGCGTACCGGTACGGTGCGGATTACGTAGACTTACCGATGCCATTAGACGAGGAACGGAAACTCTCCGAGAAACCGGGACTTGACATAAGAGGGTTTATGGATATAGATAAATTGCCAAGACATTACCTTTGTTCAGAGTCCATGTACTTAGTTCCCGATTCCAAGAACGGTTCTAAAGGTGATTTCTTAGGATTTGTCACGCTAGTAGATTCTTTAATCAAGATGAAAAGGTTGATCATCGCTCGGTTTGTACCAAAATTCGGTAACGAGGTACAGATGTGCTCTCTTTTCCCCGTTAGAGTGCACGATAAAGATCGCAACGAGGTACGTTTACTCGTATTAAATCGTCTTCCAATGagtgaagatgaaagaaacagtGCGTTCCCCAAGATGTGCGAATCTACCGAGTTGGAGCCCGAAGATGAGGCAATGGGCCAATTTGTCGACTCAATGAATCTGGATAATGATGCACAGGACTTGCCATGGTACGAGAGTGACCAGATACAGAAGTATACAGACGTGGCACTGGAGCAGTCCTCTTTGCCCCTACCACAACGTGAAATGTTCCGAGCCACTGCAAGAAACCCATCAGCAATCCCAGCTATCTCACTACATAGACAGCAGCAAGTGATCCTCGAGTGCGTTCATCAGAAGTTCATCGTTGGGAAACGGGATCAACAGGACTTAAACATCCCACCGATGAGCAAGATGATTCTCAAGAAGATTACTCCAAAATACAACGCTGACGTTTCTCTGTCGAACAGGATCAAGGAACAGTTCAACGTAGTAAAGAAAGAGGTGTCGGTACAAACACCAGTGAATATTGAACAagagtttgaagaacaagaccCTGAATTGCTCGATTTGGACCTCTTATTAGCGCGCGGTGCACGCTAGCTAATTCAGGCACTGGTTACATAGTGATATctatacatatatatatatatatgagaCTTCTGTATAAAAATGCAATTGCGGGATAAAACGTGGTGAATCGAATGGGTTACATCTCGAATGGCAACCAGCACCAGGCAACCCACGTTACGACGGCCCCTTGTCGTCCGCAAACCTGCCTTTTTCCCCATATTCTTCAGATCTCTAAAGTTCGTTTCCCTTCTTTCCATTCTCGACCACGAGATTTCCATATAAGCACAGAAAGAATTACGAGCCACAAGACGAAAAACCTGTTTTAAGGCTTGGCACAGAGATTTACAAACCAATTGATTGCACAATTAATATCATTCATCTTGAACACATTCACTTTGCATTATAAGGTTTCCTTCTGATAATAACATCTACTGATACTCACATCTTTTGTAACATAAAGGAGAGGATAGAGTATTGGCTATTGAACATTATAACTAAACgcaaagaaggaaataGGTATCTGCTACCCCTATCtgaaacaacaacaatcaataataataataataatgtCATTGAAAACAGTGTCTGTGGCTACAAATCCTTATCCAGATCAGAAACCTGGTACCTCGGGcttgagaaagaagaccaaggtctttgaagaaactcCAAATTATACGGAAAATTTCATCCAAGCCATCATGGAAGCTATTCCTGAGGGATCTCAGGGTGCTACTTTGGTCATTGGTGGTGATGGTCGTTACTACAACGATGTGgtgattcaaaagattgcTGCCATTGGTTCTGCTAACGGTGTTCGTAAGATTGTCATTGGTCACAATGGGATTTTGTCAACACCAGCTGCTTCGCACATTATTAGAGCTTACCATGAGAAATGCACCGGTGGTATCATTCTTACTGCTTCTCATAACCCAGGTGGTCCAACGAACGATTTTGGTATTAAGTATAACTTGGCTAATGGTGGTCCAGCACCGGAATCGGTGACCAATTCGATCTGGCACAAATCAAGGGAATTGACGCATTATAAGATTGTCGAGTCTTTCCCTGCCATTGATCTAACCAAGATCGGTCAAGATCAGAAATATGGTGATTTGTTGGTAGATATCGTTGATTCTACCGCGGCATATGTTGAATTGATGAAGGAAATCTTCGATTTCCCATTGATCAAATCGTTCATTGACACACAAGCAAAGAACGGGTTCAAGATCTTGTTTGATGCAATGAACGGTGTCACCGGTCCTTACGGTGAAGCTCTTTTCGTTAAGGAATTGGGTCTACCAGAATCATCTTTGCAAAACTACCATCCAAAACCAGATTTCGGTGGGTTGCACCCTGACCCTAATTTGACTTACGCCCACACTTTAGTGGAGAGAGTCGACAAGTACGGAATTCAATTCGGTGCTGCCTCCGATGGTGACGGTGATAGAAATATGATCTATGGTGCTGGTCCAGCATTTGTCTCGCCAGGTGATTCTGTTGCCATCATTGCCGAGTACGCTTCTGCTATCCcttatttcaagaaacaaggAATTTACGGTTTAGCTCGTTCGTTCCCAACGTCTTCTGCCATTGATAGAGTCGCTAAGGAACAAGGTTTGAACTGTTATGAGGTTCCTACCGGTTGGAAGTTTTTCTGTGCCTTGTTCGATGcaaagaaactttcaatCTGTGGTGAAGAATCATTCGGTACCGGATCTAACCACGTTAGAGAGAAGGATGGTGTATGGGCCATCATGGCATGGTTAAACATTTTGGCTATTTACAACCAAAGATTCCCAAACAAAGAAGCTTCGATTAAGTCTATTCAAACGGATTTCTGGCAAAAATACGGTCGTACTTTCTTTACTCGTTACGATTTTGAGAACTTATCGAGCGAAGACGCTGGTAAGGTCATTTTGCTGTTGCAAAACTACGTCGCTGACCCTGAATCTATAAAGGGTACCAAATTCCCAGCTGATGATTCTTTGACAGTGGTAGAAGGTGGTGACTTCTCTTACACAGATCTAGATGGGTCAGTTTCAAGCCATCAAGGTTTATACGTCAGATTATCTAATGGTGTTCGTTTCGTTGTAAGACTCTCAGGTACAGGTTCTTCCGGTGCCACTATCAGATTATACGTGGAACGTTACACTAATGACGGATCAAAATACGAACAGACCGCTGAAGAATTCTTGGGTAAAGATATCAAGACCatcttgaaattcttgaagtttAAGGAAGCAATCGGTACTGAAGAACCAACTGTCCGTACCTGAATAGCCTCACCTCCCAATTATTATATGCTAAAAAACTGTAATTGACATTTATCTACCTTTCAGACACGATAGTAGTCACATTGCCTTATGATATCATACATATATATCTATACATAATATCAGTGCTAACATACATACTATATATTAATGAACCACGTAATATGCATCATTTACTTCTATGATATGAGAACACAATAGTCTGGATGTAACCTCAATATCATTTCCGGTACTTTGTTACGCTCCATTAGATTATATTTCGGGCAATATTCACGGTTTTTGCTCCCCCTTTGTCTCGAGCTTCGCCTTGTTTGCGAAGTTTCTGGGATTAAAGCTTAAATTTTAGAAACTCGTTAAGTTAAACATTCCGcaaaacctttaaaaacAACAGCTTACAAACGCAAACACGTCCACCAGGAACGGTTATTTACCTATTAGCGGTCGTTACTGGTATCCGTTTAAGCACCCAAGTATTTTGCTTTGGATTTTTTCGTGAAGAATTAACGACTTAATAGGGGCTAACAAGACTAAGATCAAGAATGTATTCTTGGAAGTTATCTAGCAAATTTAGATTCGGGAGATCTAAGGATAAGGATGAGAAGCATCACAAGCACATGGATGAGGTAGATATCGACGGCAATGACAATAGAAGTTCCGTTGATAGAAAAGCTACCATTGTTCCTGGTTCTGCGACCGTTGTGCAGTCGCGTGCAAGTACAGACACGAGAACTACTTCGGATGATACAGGCCATAGTGTCCATTCGAGTGGGTTTAAAGGAACTATTACTGAGGGTTCTATGTCTACTGATATTTCCGGAGAGGATATATCAATGACAAACGGAAGAGATAGAGATTCTACGGAAGTGCAATCTAAATCTAATAATAACAGCTCCAACTTcaaacagcagcaacaacagctATTAGcacagcaacaacaaattcagtatcaacaacaacaatcaCAACAGCAGCCAGTTGAAAATGAGAATACACATTCTTCGAACGGGATACTTACCGTGAAAGTTTATAGCGGTGATTCTTTTAAGTTGCCCTTACCAATTACTTATAATGAACAAGTTTTGAGCAAATTACTAAGCTCTGGTGTTGACGTCACTAGTACCACCCAGCAAGACTCCCTTGAAGAGTTGATCCAATCTATGCATGGCCTGTCTTTGCTTAGAGAGGAAGATAAATTGTTGTCTGGTGAAGATGCATCTCATTTCATTCCTGCTAGTGTGATCTTGCCAGGATCTAAAAATCTGAATTCTTTACTCTATTTCACAATTGAGTTTGACAACACCATTGCCACCATTGAACCAGAATCAGGGACTTTAAATAGACCTATCTTTAATAAGATCTCCACATTTGATGTTACAAGAAGGTTGCCATTCCTAAAGATTGATGTTTTTGCCAGAATTCCATCTATCCTATTACCTTCTCAAAACTGGCAAGAGACCCAAATCTCAAATAATGATATCCTAGGCGATTACGTGAAGAAGATCAGAAACAACAGCGATATCCATTTGGATTCATTCCATCTTCCTCTGAACTTGAAAATAGATTCCGCTTCAAATATCAGGTTGTACAACCACCATTGGATCGAATTGGAAAGTAAGATGGGTAAATTGAACCTCAGTGTTGACTACAAGCCTTCTACTCATAAGCATTTATCGATAGACGATtttgatttgttgaaagtCATCGGTAAAGGTTCTTTCGGGAAAGTGATGCAGGTTAGAAAGCGTGATACAAACAAAATCTATGCATTGAAAGCTATTAGGAAGTCTTACATTGTCTCCAAATCCGAAGTTACTCACACTTTAGCAGAACGTACTGTCTTAGCTCGTGTTGATAACCCATTTATTGTACCATTGAAATTCTCTTTCCAATCCTCGGAAAAGCTTTACTTGGTCTTGGCGTTCATCAACGGTGGTGAATTGTTCTATCATTTGCAAAGAGAGGGGAGATTCGATCTATCACGTTCCAGATTTTACACTGCAGAATTATTATGCGCATTGGAAGCTCTACACGATTTCGATATCATTTACcgtgatttgaaaccagaGAACATTTTGCTAGACTATCAGGGCCACATCGCATTGTGTGATTTCGGTCTTTGTAAGTTAAACATGAAGGATCAAGAAAAGACAACTACATTCTGTGGTACTCCAGAATACTTGGCTCCAGAACTACTCTTGGGCCAAGGGTACACCAAGGTGGTGGATTGGTGGACACTCGGTGTATTACTGTACGAAATGCTTACTGGTCTCCCACCATATTACGACGAGGATGTCCCTAAGATGTACAAAAAAATCTTGCAAGATCCATTACGTTTCCCAGATGACTTCGATAAAGATGCCAAGGACTTATTGATCGGATTGCTATGTAGAGATCCAAAGAGAAGATTGGGCTATCACGGTTCAGACGAAATCAAGTCACATCCATTCTTCAACCAATTAAGTTGGAAACGTCTCAAGATGAAGGGCTACATCCCACCATACAAGCCACCAGTGATGGGTGCCATGGACACAAGCAATTTCGACCAAGAATTCACCAGAGAACAACCCGTTGACAGTGTTGTCAACGATTTCCTAAGTGAATCGGTGCAACAACAATTTGGTGGATGGACTTATGTTGGCTCGGAACAACTGGGCCAATCCATGCTGCCCGACAGATCCTTCCAAACTTGAAACAAAAGCTAAAACCAATAACTtcacatatatacatatatatatatatactaaGAGTACGCATTGTTATATACTGTTCAATAACATCAACTGATGAGAATCTTGCACTTCAGGAACGGTCCATTACCTTTTGTTGTATTTAGCACGTGAcctttatttctttttataaatttttcagttccaaaaattggaatttgcagctcatcgcatcttTCAGTAACATAACTGTGTGAAACAGGAGACAAAACAGTGATTCAAGTGCTATATACTATCCATATCGCTGTGTTTTGACATATTGCAATCGAGCCTGATCTTTCTATTGTTGAATAACCTTGTTTTCCTGATTCAGTgcttttcttgtttttttattggagaaagaattatagGATTTGTCTTTCTGTGATGCAAATATGATGGCTATGGAGAATGGACAGAAGAGACAATGCACTGACCTTAGTTCTGCTATGATCAGTGGTTCTGATAAGAAGAGGCGGAGGGTAGAGTTTTCAGAAACCGTTCTGGATCAAGATGGTAATTCGGTTTTATCTGGCAGCAATACGAGAAAAGACGGGAGTGGGAATGATAAGAAGTTTGCTTTAGAGATGTTTGAAAGCTTTGTAATTAGAGCTTTGAAGGAGATAGATGCTGGTGAGGATTCTGGTATTGAGTCTTTGTCTATGCAAGTATCTTTACCAGCGTCCAGTGCAGATCGTATATCCGCTGATAATTTCTCCTTGCTTCTACGGATGCTGGGGAATAATATAACAAAGATCGATAATAAGAGAGGACTGACCATAATCAGATCAATAATCAACTTTGAGAAGTGGTGGGAGTTACCTGCTACTACTCTAAGTAGCTATATATCTTTCATTAGAATCTTGTGTTCTAGTTTGCCTAAATGGTGGCAGGATGTGTCGATGGCATTAATTTCGAATTTCCAGTTATCGATGT
The genomic region above belongs to Kluyveromyces lactis strain NRRL Y-1140 chromosome B complete sequence and contains:
- the ILV2 gene encoding acetolactate synthase catalytic subunit (highly similar to uniprot|P07342 Saccharomyces cerevisiae YMR108W ILV2 Acetolactate synthase catalyses the first common step in isoleucine and valine biosynthesis and is the target of several classes of inhibitors localizes to the mitochondria expression of the gene is under general amino acid control) gives rise to the protein MLSQRFVTRALARRAFGKTCLKLGSASASASNAASAAAGEASSRPQPAPSFNADIAGGSSGGARRNQIPLSKRSRIADKNTGVNIQNQMDDSFIGMTGGEIFHEMMQRHNVDTVFGYPGGAILPVYDAIYNSDKFTFVLPKHEQGAGHMAEGYARASGKPGVVLVTSGPGATNVVTPMADALADGVPLVVFTGQVATSAIGTDAFQEADVVGISRSCTKWNVMVKTIEELPRRINEAFEIATSGRPGPVLVDLPKDVTAAVLRNPIPMKSILPSDTLNQLTQRVVDEFTLENISRAADLINRAKKPLLYVGAGILGSEMGPQYLKQLSDRAQIPVTTTLQGLGAFNQEDHKSLDMVGMHGNAAANLAIQNADLIIALGARFDDRVTLNISKFAPEARKAALEKRGGIVHFEISPKNINKVVEAEVAVEGDVTRNLEKLLPLVESVPERPEWSAQVAKWKQEYPYAYQKETPGSKIKPQTVISKLSDLVLKSGRPAIVTTGVGQHQMWAAQHWTWKSPRSFITSGGLGTMGYGLPAAIGAQVARPDAIVIDIDGDASFNMTLMELSSAVQARTPVKVLLLNNEEQGMVTQWQSLFYEHRYSHTHQLNPDFVKLAEAMGLKALRLSKQEDTDAILKEFVDYEGPILLEVQIEKKVPVLPMVPTGKGLHEFINFDPEVEKEQNELRHKRTSGKY
- a CDS encoding uncharacterized protein (no similarity), which codes for MPGPRALASGPLTGPLPLPAPLTTLFHFLSSSTHSTLTASTGPFFHREKFDLYAYNTNILYTKYHTLFNTTSCHRPISVTITRKQYHPLHHLHRCLILTLFSSLLFAPLTSYLFSIASWMTQPSFSFRSLSAFGKFSNFPAHRLHRFLPITTYTK
- the PMU1 gene encoding putative phosphomutase (similar to uniprot|P36069 Saccharomyces cerevisiae YKL128C PMU1 Phospho MUtase homolog. Small region homologous to active site of phospho-mutases these move phosphates via a phospho-histidine intermediate. Homologs include: Sc GPM1 bact. Pgm Hs Bpgm & rat fructose-2 6-bisphosphatase Phospo-mutase homolog); translation: MSRLKYSAVPGYFTSFGDENVLSHRGDEGQHLGFVDGCSGWEDIQRLLDEDSSLKLLVLARHGQGHHNALESKYGTQEWERYWALQPGVHEVTLVDAQLTELGKQQVRSTGKELLLPMVEKIGFPEKFYSSPLRRCLETYMESWGQVFTSELVSSSTEVSVYVKEQCRETLGRHYCDKRLPHDHVVEQYGEETLLGNTKVHWVYEPGMANEDTMWSETHRETVEEIDYRIGGALQELLSGEERYISLTCHSGVIQSALRVLKHPEILQLQTGGVVFVLCKPAETEAKV
- the SPG4 gene encoding Spg4p (similar to uniprot|Q04438 Saccharomyces cerevisiae YMR107W SPG4 Protein required for survival at high temperature during stationary phase; not required for growth on nonfermentable carbon sources) → MSRFFDAFEVYNKNKHAPADFKSHGGSSLNTGATTAYMFAREYRGPSTGEKKEAAAAALAADVKAGKVELVNDPNTADSSRKSSVSEEAMPQMVDISKLTREEFEALYNKINPGMLRKGEPNNKVNF